The nucleotide sequence GTCGTTCAGTAGGCGTACGACTTGTCGCTGCCGACGGCGTCGAACATCGGATCGACTTTCGATCAGGCCCCCAGATGTTGCCGAAAGAACTCGATTTGCCGCTGGTGGTAATCGGGTTCTTTCCATAAACGGTTGTGGCGGTGGCCCGCCAAACGCCAAGTTTCCGGTGGGTTTGCCCAGGCGGCCGACGCGAGTTGGTCAAAGTGTTCGATGGGCACCATCGTGTCTCCCGTGCTGTGAACCAGCATCACCGGACAGCGAATCTTTTCGACATAACGAACCGGGCTGGCGTCATTGACGTCCAGCCCGGTCAGCGTTTTCAGCCACAGTCGCGTCGCCGGCGCAAAGCCGCGCCAGACGCCCGCATAGTTTAAAAAGTCGCCGACCACACGATGACCATCGGCGAATGTCGAATCACACCACAACGCCGCGATCAATCCGCAGTCGTCTATGGAGGCTGCGATCAGGCTGGTCACCCCGCCCATGCTCTCGCCGCGCAAACCTAACCGGCTGCCGTCGATCCCGAGTCGATCCGCGTTGGCTTTCAGGTATCGCAGCGTCGCCAAGACGTCGTACGATTCGCGAATTCCCAGAGTGACCGGACCGTTTTCGTCGCTTTGACCGTGGTTCCGCAGGTCGATTGCGGCGACGGCGAATCCGGCACGACACAGCGAATCGGCACCTTGGTGCAACAACGATGCGCGATAGTCGGGATCATCGGGAAACGTCCACAAACAATTCTTGTGGCTGCTGAATCCGTGCACCATCAAGACACAGGGCGGTCGGTCGTCGGGACCGGCATCGGGCGGCCGGATCAGCCAACCGTCCAGGCGACACTTGGGCGTTTCGGTGTCACCGTCGACCGCGTTGTATGAGGGAACCTGAATCTCAAACGCGATCTGGTCAAAACCACGATCGGCGGGGCTTTCTTCGTCGGTACATCTTAGTACGCGACGTCCGAGCAACTTGGACGCGATCAGTCGTGCGAAGCCGAAGTATGCAATCAGCCCGACCGCGGCGACGATCGGGATTCCCCAAAACAGTGCCATCGACAATGCGTGGCGGGCGATCGGCAGAAAATCCGTCATGGATGCTGATGAACAGAAAGGAAGACGCGTAGCGAAGAGGATGGCGTGTGGGGTCAGTCCATAAAAAAACCCGCTTGTCGAGACCAAGGTAAAATCTCAACAAACGGGCTTGTCTCGCAGTTGATCAGCCAGACTTATCAAAGTCGAAGCAGATGATCGCGAGTGGGGTGGCTGTGCCGAGGCATCAGCCCGCCGGCATCGCTACGGGTTACCACCCCGTTGGCTAGTACAGCAATAATCCACTTGATCACCTCCTTTACGTTTTAGGTTTGACGATGTCGGGTCCAGGTGCCAACCAGAGCGGCCCCGACAATCGTTCGGAAGTTGTCCGTCGCGGCGCGTTACCGCGACCCGACAACCCAATTATCGCTGCTGGGCAAGGCCGTCGCAAGTGCAGTCCAATTTCTGGCGTGATTTGATGCACGTTTTCGTGCGGGTTTCTACACTGGTGACGGCTTTCGCAAAACTTTTGTCGAAGTCTGCGACTCTTGGTTCGTAATGCGTTTTTGACGGCGTTCACGTTCCCAAACACCCCTCATCCCACAGCCCACCATGTTCTTTCGAAACCGCTGGCCGTCCCAAACGGCGAATCGTGTGTTTTCGTTTTGCGATCGGCTTTTCTCCGCGAACCTGATCGCCAGGATCGGTGTCGCGTCGGCGATCGTCTTCTGTACTGTCGCGGTCGACCTGCGGGCCG is from Crateriforma conspicua and encodes:
- a CDS encoding alpha/beta hydrolase family protein, with the translated sequence MTDFLPIARHALSMALFWGIPIVAAVGLIAYFGFARLIASKLLGRRVLRCTDEESPADRGFDQIAFEIQVPSYNAVDGDTETPKCRLDGWLIRPPDAGPDDRPPCVLMVHGFSSHKNCLWTFPDDPDYRASLLHQGADSLCRAGFAVAAIDLRNHGQSDENGPVTLGIRESYDVLATLRYLKANADRLGIDGSRLGLRGESMGGVTSLIAASIDDCGLIAALWCDSTFADGHRVVGDFLNYAGVWRGFAPATRLWLKTLTGLDVNDASPVRYVEKIRCPVMLVHSTGDTMVPIEHFDQLASAAWANPPETWRLAGHRHNRLWKEPDYHQRQIEFFRQHLGA